TGATCTTGATATCCCTGGTCATATCGTCTTTATTTAAACCAATCACCCTGTATGACCAGGAACGGGGATAGGTTATGTCATTTTTTTCCATGTGAGGAATTATAGCAGAAGAACTCGGTTGAGGCTTTATCATCAGTCCAGGGCCCCATGCTCTTTGGCAGTGCTGATCCAGTGTTCCGCCAAGTGGGCAGGTTCGGCGCCTAAGGCTCGTCCGAGCTGCAATGCCAATCCCATGAGTAATCCCGAGGCTTCCCCCATTGCTGAAAAATTGTCCAGTGTACCGAATGATTCCTGAGCTTCTGATTGGAGGAGATCAAAATGCCGGCCGGAAAAGGCCGCTGGATCATTGATATGATCCTTTAATTCAGGCAGCATCAGCCTGTCGATCCACTGGGGACCAAGCCGTTTTGTCAGCTCTTCTGGCTCTTCTGTTCCCATCTCCCGCCAGAGGCGTAATGTCTGAGTGTCACCCGATTCGGACAAACCGCTTTCAAGAAGAAGAGCAAATGCCCCGTCAGCCAGATTCTGCATCATTTCAAGGTACACATCCTGACCACTTTCACAGTTTTTTACATTTTGTCCCTCAATGTAGTCGGCAACAGT
Above is a window of Oceanispirochaeta sp. DNA encoding:
- a CDS encoding YkgJ family cysteine cluster protein, with the translated sequence MPEPTKLNLNDILPLTCSRSGTCCHGKNVRINPWELAFLADAKGLTPREFRDQYCDFGGIRLRFNGPAGWKEQPACSQYIPDFGCSVHRGRPLACRLYPLGRQKQGEEQYYIYQGSVFPCMDGCPEVLGLPSLTVADYIEGQNVKNCESGQDVYLEMMQNLADGAFALLLESGLSESGDTQTLRLWREMGTEEPEELTKRLGPQWIDRLMLPELKDHINDPAAFSGRHFDLLQSEAQESFGTLDNFSAMGEASGLLMGLALQLGRALGAEPAHLAEHWISTAKEHGALD